The Conger conger chromosome 15, fConCon1.1, whole genome shotgun sequence genome contains a region encoding:
- the LOC133111923 gene encoding diacylglycerol O-acyltransferase 1-like translates to MAEVRKSRSTGCFSDLLPGDASPDSTCDGSDLDSEPDSDMDMFCCHRVQDSLLSSASRFTDYRGILNWIIILLVLTHAHLFLENFIQHGFLVDLWKVLEHLIEDDWPSVYLIMAANLFTVAALLLEQCQDKGQIPSSVGRCLHLLNLAVLMLFPSTVILQQDTSLSTGGALLSLCIYTVLGLKLYSYQETNRWYRQDLVMAPGIKSQESGERTDHLTIGDLYYFLLAPTLCYQRDFPCTPSIRLNFLFHRLQEMVVLTQLMVGIVQQWIAPLFQRSDNSFTNMDVTTRIEHLVELVAPTHFLWLMLFFLFCHSCLNFSGELLRFGDRHFYGDWWNADTLKSFWRKLTVLFHKWSHRHLYTPLVKRGVPPRQAELLAFLMSAVLCEYVIAVPLRTWRLWIFLLMLLELLVAVFLGRYFTGNYGNGLVWLCLLMGPPLAVMTYFHDHYITNRGQPHWTLY, encoded by the exons ATGGCTGAAGTGCGGAAATCTCGGTCCACTGGTTGTTTCTCCGACCTCCTCCCGGGAGACGCGAGTCCGGACTCCACCTGCGATGGCTCTGACCTGGACTCCGAACCTGACTCCGACATGGACATGTTCTG CTGTCACCGAGTGCAGGACTCCCTGCTGAGCTCTGCCAGTCGCTTCACTGACTACCGAGGGATCCTAAACTGGATCATTATCCTCCTG GTCCTGACTCATGCACACCTCTTCCTGGAGAACTTCATTCA acATGGGTTCTTGGTCGATCtgtggaaggttctggaacacCTGATTGAGGACGACTGGCCGTCGGTCTACCTCATCATGG CTGCCAACCTGTTCACTGTCGCCGCCCTGCTGCTGGAACAGTGCCAGGACAAG GGGCAGATCCCATCCAGTGTGGGGCGCTGTCTACACCTCTTGAACCTGGCGGTTTTGATGCTGTTTCCCTCTACTGTTATTCTACAGCAGGACACCTCTCTATCCACAG GAggcgccctcctctctctctgtatctacACTGTCCTGGGGCTTAAACTGTATTCATACCAAGAGACAAACAGGTGGTATCGACAGGACCTTGTCATGGCTCCAG ggaTTAAATCACAGGAAAGTGGAGAGCGAACCGACCATTTGACCATTGGGG ACTTGTACTATTTCCTCCTGGCCCCCACCCTCTGCTACCAGAGGGACTTCCCATGCACCCCCAGCATCCGCCTCAACTTCCTGTTCCACAGGCTGCAGGAGATG GTGGTCCTTACACAGCTCATGGTGGGAATTGTGCAGCAG TGGATTGCTCCCCTATTCCAGAGGTCAGATAACTCCTTCACA AACATGGACGTCACTACAAGGATTGAGCACTTGGTGGAGCTGGtg GCACCAACCCATTTCCTGTGGCTGATGCTCTTCTTCCTGTTCTGTCACTCCTGCCTCAACTTCAGCGGAGAGCTGCTGCGCTTTGGGGACCGACATTTCTATGGCGACTGGTG GAATGCTGACACCCTCAAGAGCTTTTGGAGAAAACTGACTGTTCTGTTTCACAAGTGGAGCCACAG acATCTGTACACCCCGCTGGTGAAGAGGGGAGTCCCGCCCAGGCAGGCTGAGCTACTGGCCTTCCTGATGTCCGCAGTTCTCTGTGAG taTGTCATAGCTGTGCCCCTGAGGACCTGGCGTCTGTGGATCTTCCTCCTCATGCTGCTGGAG CTCCTGGTCGCAGTGTTCCTGGGACGCTACTTCACTGGTAACTATGGTAACGGATTGGTGTGGCTCTGCCTTCTGATGGGTCCCCCTCTGGCAGTGATGACGTACTTCCACGACCATTACATCACCAACCGCGGCCAGCCCCACTGGACCCTCTACTGA